ACGAATATGACTGGGATACCGCGGCGTGCTGGACCCTCCTGGGGCACGCCCAGTGGGATCTCCGGCTCCAGGCGGCCAAGCATAAACATCGTCCGCACCTGCGGCTGAGCGTCGACCTGACCAGCGTCCCGAAAACGGGACGCCAGCTGGTGTTCGTCCGCGTCTACAACGAGGTTCACGGTATCCATCTCGTCATCCTCTTCGCAAAGTCACGGGACGCTGAAGTTTCCGGTGGGCTACCGGGTGTACCGCGGCAAGGGGACCCCTACCCCCGTCACGCTTGCTCGTAACCTGCTGCGCACCGTTCCGGACACTATTCGCACCCGGTTCCGGGTGCGCGTCCTCGCCGACAGTGGATTTGAGGCCGCCGCCTTCCTGGACGAGGTTCAAATGCTGGGCTTTGAATTCGTGGTCGGTGTAGGGTCGACCCGGCGTACAGAGCATCCCGGCGGCGTCACCGTTGCGGATTGCCCGCATGGCGGGGATATCGAGCTCCAGAATTGGCCGCACGACACCTTGACGCTCGGCCGCGTTCAGCGCGGCCAGCGCGTGTTCCACGCGGTGTCCTCCGAGTTGATGGATGGTAACGAAGTGATCTCCGAGGGGGCGAAGCGCTGGCAGATTGAGTCGTTCTTCAAGGAGAGCACACACCAGTTCGGGCTGAATCGCTTCG
The sequence above is a segment of the Deinococcus sp. Leaf326 genome. Coding sequences within it:
- a CDS encoding transposase, whose protein sequence is MSSSSSQSHGTLKFPVGYRVYRGKGTPTPVTLARNLLRTVPDTIRTRFRVRVLADSGFEAAAFLDEVQMLGFEFVVGVGSTRRTEHPGGVTVADCPHGGDIELQNWPHDTLTLGRVQRGQRVFHAVSSELMDGNEVISEGAKRWQIESFFKESTHQFGLNRFALRTARGMDRWLLLVFVAWTLTLLDAQPGQTLASSARRALLALQPKLYLNRLLHLFTKNAEFLGQHGYSLSYASSVEDNFIFYCS